From one Sediminispirochaeta bajacaliforniensis DSM 16054 genomic stretch:
- a CDS encoding copper-translocating P-type ATPase, translating to MPEHQEHHHHNHSEHHRMMIRDFRKRFYVTVILTIPVLALSPLIQKFLGFTLGFKGDTFVVFALATVIFFYGGWPFLSGLVGELKQKSLGMMTLIGLAITVAYVYSAAVSFGLDGSPFYWELATLIAIMLAGHWIEMASVLSASSALEKLAQLMPSEAHRKSGGDIIDVPLSEVHKGDLLVIKPGEKIPSDGLVVNGGSYIDESMLTGESRPVRKGEGDRLIGGSINGDGALELRVEGTGEDSYLSKVITMVREAQAAKSKTQALSDRAAFWLTIVAISVGIVTLLAWLFVGRDLQFAITRMATVMVITCPHALGLAIPLVVAVSTSKSAQNGLLIRNRTAFENARRITTVVFDKTGTLTKGTFEVTAIDLHSDQFDERQLLTYAAALEAQSEHPIGKSIVAYAKKESIRPELAENVQAIKGKGVSGTIAGRAIHVVSPGYLEEQGLRRPEHAGHKGGVSRVFVIVDGSVAGSIALSDTIRPESYQAVKALRKRGIKCWMLTGDNRETAAAVANELGMDGFFAEVLPDQKQEKIRELQNGGEYVAMTGDGVNDSPALAQAEIGISVGSGTDVAAATADIILVESNPRDITALILFGRATYRKMVQNLIWASGYNVVTIPLAAGVLYSAGIVLSPEIGAILMSLSTVIVAINARLLRIRKEDV from the coding sequence ATGCCTGAGCATCAAGAACACCATCATCATAATCATTCCGAACACCACCGAATGATGATTCGGGATTTTCGAAAGCGTTTCTATGTCACTGTTATCCTTACCATTCCTGTTCTTGCCCTTTCTCCGCTTATCCAGAAATTCCTGGGATTTACCCTTGGATTCAAAGGAGATACCTTTGTTGTTTTTGCCCTTGCAACAGTAATCTTTTTTTACGGTGGCTGGCCGTTTCTTTCCGGTTTGGTCGGGGAGCTGAAGCAGAAAAGCCTGGGAATGATGACGCTTATAGGCCTTGCCATCACGGTGGCTTACGTCTATAGCGCTGCAGTAAGCTTCGGCCTGGACGGCTCTCCTTTTTACTGGGAACTGGCTACGTTGATCGCAATCATGCTTGCCGGCCACTGGATTGAGATGGCCTCTGTACTGAGCGCATCATCGGCCCTTGAGAAGCTGGCCCAATTGATGCCCAGTGAGGCTCACCGGAAAAGCGGCGGCGATATAATCGATGTCCCTCTGTCCGAGGTTCACAAAGGAGATTTGCTGGTCATCAAACCTGGGGAAAAAATTCCATCCGACGGTCTCGTAGTGAACGGTGGGAGCTATATCGATGAATCAATGCTGACCGGTGAGTCCCGTCCTGTGCGGAAGGGAGAGGGTGACAGGCTTATCGGCGGCTCGATAAACGGTGACGGCGCACTGGAGCTAAGAGTAGAGGGAACCGGAGAGGATTCCTATTTGTCGAAGGTTATCACCATGGTCAGGGAGGCCCAGGCTGCGAAATCGAAAACCCAGGCGCTTTCTGACAGGGCCGCTTTCTGGCTTACCATTGTAGCCATATCCGTTGGTATCGTGACGCTTCTGGCATGGCTGTTTGTAGGAAGGGACCTGCAGTTCGCCATCACCCGCATGGCTACGGTGATGGTCATTACCTGCCCCCATGCCCTCGGCCTTGCAATTCCCCTGGTGGTTGCGGTCTCTACCTCAAAATCGGCGCAGAACGGTTTGCTCATACGAAACCGCACCGCATTTGAGAATGCACGAAGAATAACGACGGTTGTCTTTGACAAAACCGGAACCTTAACAAAGGGGACCTTTGAGGTTACAGCCATAGACCTGCACAGCGATCAGTTCGATGAAAGACAGCTGCTCACTTACGCGGCGGCACTGGAAGCGCAATCCGAGCATCCTATAGGAAAGAGCATCGTCGCTTATGCAAAAAAGGAAAGCATCAGGCCTGAACTTGCGGAAAACGTTCAGGCAATCAAAGGCAAGGGGGTATCGGGAACGATTGCCGGAAGAGCGATACATGTTGTCAGCCCCGGCTATCTTGAGGAGCAGGGACTCCGGCGTCCGGAACATGCCGGCCATAAGGGAGGCGTTTCCCGTGTATTTGTCATTGTCGACGGAAGTGTGGCAGGGTCCATAGCCCTCTCAGATACAATTCGCCCGGAATCCTATCAGGCTGTCAAAGCCCTGCGGAAGAGGGGAATCAAGTGCTGGATGCTCACCGGAGACAACCGGGAAACTGCTGCGGCTGTGGCAAATGAGCTTGGGATGGATGGTTTTTTCGCAGAGGTTCTGCCGGATCAGAAACAGGAAAAGATCAGGGAATTGCAGAACGGTGGCGAGTATGTCGCCATGACCGGAGACGGAGTGAATGACTCCCCGGCCCTGGCACAGGCGGAGATCGGTATCTCGGTGGGGTCCGGGACCGATGTCGCCGCTGCTACGGCCGATATCATTCTTGTGGAATCCAATCCCCGGGATATAACGGCGCTTATCCTTTTCGGCAGGGCAACCTACCGGAAGATGGTACAGAACCTCATATGGGCAAGTGGTTATAACGTGGTGACCATCCCTCTTGCGGCCGGGGTACTGTACAGCGCCGGAATAGTGCTTTCTCCCGAGATCGGGGCGATACTGATGTCACTTTCAACGGTGATTGTCGCAATCAATGCCAGATTGCTTAGAATAAGAAAAGAAGACGTATAG